The window TTTCCTTTATTGAAAAGATGGTGATTGTATTTTTATCATTAAAACCTATTTATGAAGGGCTTTAATATACTTTTCAAGAGCCATTGTCATAGAAGGGGTTTCCTTCGTAGGGGCCATTAAATCTACTTTTAATCCTGCTTCTTCTGCAGCGGCCAAAGTGGTGTTTCCGAAAACCCCGATCTTTGTTTCGTCCTGCTTGAAGTCTGGGAAGTTTTGTTGCAGAGACTTGATACCTTGAGGGCTGAAGAAGATCAGCATATCATAATCTTTAATGGTGATATCGGTAAGATCACTGCATACCGTGCGGTACATAATTGCTCTTGTCCAGTCTACATTAGATGCATCCATGGTTTTTACAATATCAGGACTTAGAACATCTGAAGACGGCAACAGATACTTTTCGGCGGGGAATTTTTTGAAAAGAGGAAGCAGGTCTGAGAAATTTTTCTCCC of the Chryseobacterium aureum genome contains:
- a CDS encoding uroporphyrinogen-III synthase, producing the protein MRIKSILVSQPAPSESSPYLDIAKKEKIKIDFRPFIHVEGVDNKELRTQKIDLTQYTGIIFTSKNAIDHYFRLAEELRFAVPDTMRYICQSEAIANYLQKHIVYRKRKISFGEKNFSDLLPLFKKFPAEKYLLPSSDVLSPDIVKTMDASNVDWTRAIMYRTVCSDLTDITIKDYDMLIFFSPQGIKSLQQNFPDFKQDETKIGVFGNTTLAAAEEAGLKVDLMAPTKETPSMTMALEKYIKALHK